A single genomic interval of Mycobacterium sp. DL592 harbors:
- a CDS encoding helix-turn-helix domain-containing protein produces MDANTLGEFVRAARLRAGLSGAELADAISHSLTWLYRLENGQRATPTAAALEAISTACTLSPWEIRYLFLLAGLQPPPPAGFGSQPLGEYVERLAEPAAWISPEGSCYWNAEWRRIFKESERHQDIANWHFNNPLARQIIDNWDEVADWWVSAGRLRMAQDSRDPMLAYTLRRNLENPDFRRRWEQQVIPFDPSARIWVVRDLDHDVVRRIHIQIWRHPYIPGALVIGFTLDGPAPSSPLPD; encoded by the coding sequence ATGGACGCAAACACTCTCGGGGAGTTCGTCAGAGCGGCGCGACTGCGGGCAGGGTTGTCCGGCGCGGAGCTCGCCGACGCGATCAGCCATAGCCTGACGTGGCTGTACCGGCTCGAGAACGGTCAGCGCGCCACTCCGACAGCCGCCGCGCTGGAAGCCATTTCGACGGCGTGCACATTGTCGCCCTGGGAGATTCGATACCTGTTCCTGCTCGCGGGGCTGCAGCCGCCACCGCCGGCCGGTTTCGGCAGCCAGCCGTTGGGCGAGTACGTCGAGCGGCTAGCAGAGCCCGCGGCCTGGATCTCGCCCGAAGGCAGCTGCTACTGGAATGCGGAGTGGCGCCGCATCTTCAAGGAGTCCGAACGCCACCAGGACATCGCGAACTGGCACTTCAACAACCCGCTGGCCCGGCAGATCATCGACAACTGGGACGAAGTCGCCGACTGGTGGGTCTCGGCGGGCCGGCTGCGGATGGCGCAGGACAGCCGCGATCCGATGCTGGCCTACACACTGCGGCGCAATCTCGAGAATCCGGACTTCCGCAGGCGCTGGGAGCAGCAAGTCATTCCGTTCGATCCGTCGGCCCGCATCTGGGTGGTACGGGATCTCGACCACGACGTGGTGCGCCGCATCCACATCCAGATCTGGCGCCACCCGTACATCCCCGGCGCTCTAGTGATCGGCTTCACCTTGGACGGCCCTGCCCCGTCATCCCCACTCCCGGATTGA
- a CDS encoding HAD-IB family hydrolase, whose amino-acid sequence MTYAPGAANQLTPAQRGPGPAITPRTAAFFDLDKTVIAKSSTLAFSKPFFNQGLLNRRAVLTSSYAQFLFLMSGADHDQMDRMRSYVTSMCAGWDVEQVTAIVNETLHDIVDPLVFAEAAELIADHRHCGRDVVIVSASGEEIVAPIARALGATHAMATRMVVEDGKYTGEVAFYCYGDAKAAAIRELAALEGYPLEHCYAYSDSFTDLPMLGAVGHPHVVNPDRALRKEAVARDWPVLTFSRPVPLRDRISAPSGAAVATSAALGISALAAGALTYSVLRRLTF is encoded by the coding sequence GTGACCTATGCTCCGGGGGCCGCGAACCAACTAACACCCGCGCAACGCGGCCCCGGCCCGGCCATCACACCACGCACCGCGGCTTTCTTCGATCTCGACAAGACCGTGATTGCCAAGTCAAGCACGCTCGCTTTCAGCAAACCCTTCTTCAACCAAGGACTGCTCAATCGCCGCGCCGTCCTCACGTCCAGCTACGCCCAGTTCCTGTTCCTGATGTCGGGCGCCGACCACGACCAGATGGACCGGATGCGCTCCTACGTGACCAGCATGTGTGCCGGCTGGGACGTCGAGCAGGTGACGGCGATAGTCAACGAGACGCTGCACGACATTGTCGACCCACTGGTATTCGCCGAGGCGGCCGAACTCATCGCCGACCACCGGCACTGCGGGCGCGACGTCGTGATCGTGTCGGCCTCAGGTGAGGAAATCGTCGCCCCGATCGCCCGCGCCCTCGGAGCCACCCACGCGATGGCCACCCGGATGGTGGTCGAGGACGGCAAGTACACCGGCGAGGTGGCGTTCTACTGCTACGGCGACGCCAAGGCCGCCGCGATCCGCGAGCTGGCCGCCCTGGAGGGCTATCCCCTGGAGCACTGCTACGCCTACTCCGACTCGTTCACCGACCTGCCCATGCTCGGCGCGGTGGGCCACCCGCATGTAGTCAACCCCGATCGTGCGTTACGCAAGGAGGCCGTGGCCCGGGACTGGCCGGTGCTGACGTTCTCGCGGCCGGTGCCGCTGCGGGACCGGATTTCGGCGCCGTCGGGTGCGGCCGTCGCCACGTCGGCGGCTCTGGGGATCAGCGCACTGGCCGCCGGCGCACTGACGTATTCGGTGTTACGGCGCTTGACGTTCTAG
- a CDS encoding TadA family conjugal transfer-associated ATPase translates to MSASLIERVRERLAAESATLRPATVAAAIRAESGGVLGDTEVLTNLRVLQTELSGAGVLEPLLRAPGTTDVLVTAPDAVWVDDGAGLRRSAVHFADEAAVRRLAQRLAVAAGRRLDDAQPWVDGQLTGLGTGQYTVRLHAVLPPVAVAGTCLSLRVLRPATQDLAALAASGAIDEHAGRLLAGIISARLAFLVSGGTGAGKTTLLAAALGAVSGDERIVCVEDAPELAPRHPHLVRLVARGANVEGVGEITLRQLVRQALRMRPDRIVVGEVRGAEVVDLLAALNTGHDGGAGTVHANSPAEVPARLEALAALGGLDRAALHSQLAAAVQVVMHVSRGRDGTRRLSEIAVLQRGEDGRVSACSAWHIDHGFGCGADELNKVIADRGVR, encoded by the coding sequence ATGAGCGCCTCGCTGATCGAACGGGTTCGCGAGCGACTGGCTGCCGAGTCGGCCACTTTGCGTCCGGCGACGGTCGCTGCCGCGATCCGGGCCGAATCCGGTGGTGTGCTCGGCGACACCGAGGTCCTGACCAATCTGCGGGTGCTGCAGACCGAACTGAGCGGTGCCGGTGTCCTGGAACCGTTGCTGCGGGCGCCTGGGACCACCGACGTCCTGGTCACCGCCCCTGATGCGGTGTGGGTGGACGACGGAGCCGGATTACGCCGCAGCGCAGTGCATTTCGCCGACGAAGCCGCTGTCCGCCGGCTGGCTCAGCGTCTCGCCGTCGCCGCCGGCCGTCGTCTCGACGACGCCCAGCCCTGGGTGGACGGTCAGCTGACCGGGCTGGGCACCGGCCAGTACACGGTGCGCCTGCACGCCGTCCTGCCGCCGGTGGCGGTGGCCGGCACATGCCTGTCGCTGCGCGTGCTTCGCCCGGCCACGCAGGACCTTGCGGCGCTCGCGGCATCGGGCGCGATCGACGAGCACGCCGGCCGGCTGCTCGCCGGCATCATCAGCGCGCGGCTGGCATTCCTGGTGTCCGGCGGTACCGGCGCTGGAAAGACAACACTCTTAGCGGCCGCGCTGGGTGCGGTCAGCGGTGACGAACGGATCGTCTGTGTGGAGGACGCACCCGAACTTGCGCCACGCCACCCCCACCTGGTGCGACTGGTGGCCCGCGGCGCCAACGTCGAGGGAGTCGGTGAGATCACCCTGCGCCAACTCGTACGCCAGGCCCTGCGAATGCGGCCGGACCGCATCGTCGTCGGCGAGGTGCGCGGGGCCGAGGTCGTCGACCTGCTCGCCGCCCTCAACACCGGCCATGACGGCGGGGCGGGAACAGTCCATGCCAACAGCCCCGCCGAGGTGCCCGCCCGGCTCGAGGCGCTGGCTGCCCTCGGCGGCCTCGACCGTGCCGCGCTGCACAGCCAGCTCGCCGCGGCGGTTCAGGTGGTCATGCATGTCAGCCGTGGCCGTGACGGAACCCGCCGGCTCAGCGAGATCGCGGTACTGCAGCGCGGCGAGGACGGCCGGGTCAGCGCATGCTCGGCGTGGCACATCGATCATGGATTCGGTTGTGGTGCAGACGAATTGAACAAGGTCATCGCTGATCGCGGGGTGCGGTGA
- the ssd gene encoding septum site-determining protein Ssd → MRELCARAAAAAGLRAVHLSAPVTRKTWLAPAAVVLDEDAARRCERAGLPRRRSIILVVAGDPLPATWTAAMGVGAQHLCALPAQEDQLVRHLSEAAEAEQENPARGRLIAVTGGRGGAGASVFAATVALVAAEALLVDLDPWSGGIDLLLGAESAAGLRWPDLSLQGGRLSWAAVRDALPTQRGVTVLSGTRSGHEMDAGPVDAVLDAGRRGGVTVVCDVPRRTTPAATSALECADLVLAVTTCDVRGVAATSARAALLRAANPNVGLVVRGPSPGGLRAAEVAEVTRLPLLAAMRPEPMLAERLESGGLRLGRRSPLAAAARHVLEALRRGPGVQAA, encoded by the coding sequence ATGCGCGAGCTCTGCGCCAGGGCCGCAGCCGCGGCGGGCCTGCGGGCCGTGCACCTGTCGGCGCCGGTCACTCGTAAGACCTGGCTGGCCCCCGCGGCCGTTGTTCTGGACGAAGACGCCGCGCGCCGCTGCGAGCGCGCCGGGCTGCCGCGGCGCCGCTCGATCATCCTGGTTGTCGCCGGCGACCCGCTGCCCGCCACCTGGACGGCGGCGATGGGTGTGGGGGCTCAGCACCTGTGTGCGCTGCCCGCGCAGGAGGACCAGCTGGTGCGCCACCTCTCCGAAGCCGCCGAGGCCGAGCAGGAGAACCCCGCACGCGGCCGGTTGATCGCGGTGACCGGCGGTCGCGGCGGGGCTGGTGCTTCAGTCTTCGCCGCCACCGTCGCCCTCGTCGCCGCCGAAGCGCTGCTCGTCGACCTCGATCCGTGGAGTGGCGGTATAGACCTCCTGCTGGGGGCTGAATCAGCGGCTGGGCTGCGCTGGCCCGATCTGAGCCTGCAGGGCGGCCGGTTGAGTTGGGCGGCGGTGCGTGACGCACTGCCTACCCAGCGGGGCGTCACCGTGTTGTCCGGGACCCGCTCGGGCCATGAGATGGACGCCGGACCGGTAGACGCCGTTCTCGACGCCGGCCGGCGCGGCGGCGTGACGGTGGTCTGCGACGTTCCGCGCCGCACGACCCCGGCGGCCACGTCGGCTCTGGAGTGCGCCGACCTCGTGCTCGCGGTCACCACCTGCGATGTGCGCGGTGTCGCCGCGACGTCGGCGCGGGCAGCGTTACTGCGCGCCGCAAATCCGAATGTCGGCCTGGTCGTCCGGGGCCCGTCCCCCGGTGGTTTGCGGGCCGCCGAGGTCGCCGAGGTCACCCGGCTACCGCTGCTGGCTGCGATGCGTCCCGAGCCGATGCTGGCCGAGCGCCTCGAGAGCGGCGGCCTGCGCCTGGGTCGGCGTTCACCGCTGGCCGCCGCCGCCCGGCACGTGCTCGAGGCGCTGCGCCGCGGCCCCGGGGTGCAGGCGGCATGA
- a CDS encoding type II secretion system F family protein, with translation MLLAAALVAAPAPPRRRIGLPKTRLSVKLPVLAVLIGAAVLLLPPAVVLATAILAATVIARRRRSLRARQRNTDGQALAAALEILVGELRVGAHPVRAFAVAASESDGPVGGSLRAVAARAGLGADVAGGMRAVAAKSAVAEQWSRLAVCWQLAAEHGLAMSALMRAAQRDIVERQRFTARVEAGLAGARATAVILAGLPVLGVLLGQLIGAKPIAFLAGRGIGGLLLVAGVVLICLGLLWADRITERTLT, from the coding sequence ATGTTGTTGGCGGCGGCCCTGGTGGCGGCGCCCGCACCTCCGCGCAGGCGGATCGGTCTGCCGAAGACGCGACTCTCCGTCAAGCTTCCGGTGTTGGCCGTCCTCATCGGCGCTGCGGTGCTGCTACTGCCGCCTGCGGTGGTGCTCGCAACCGCCATCCTGGCGGCAACCGTGATCGCACGTCGCCGGCGGTCGCTTCGGGCACGGCAACGCAACACCGACGGGCAGGCGCTGGCCGCAGCCCTGGAGATTCTCGTCGGCGAACTGCGGGTCGGGGCACATCCGGTGCGGGCCTTCGCTGTCGCAGCGTCGGAGAGCGACGGTCCGGTCGGTGGTTCGCTGCGTGCCGTCGCGGCCCGGGCCGGCCTCGGCGCTGACGTCGCGGGCGGGATGCGTGCGGTGGCGGCGAAGTCTGCGGTCGCCGAGCAGTGGAGTCGGCTCGCGGTGTGCTGGCAGCTCGCCGCTGAGCACGGGTTGGCGATGTCAGCGCTGATGCGGGCGGCCCAACGCGACATCGTCGAGCGGCAGCGGTTCACCGCACGGGTCGAGGCGGGACTGGCCGGGGCCCGCGCCACCGCCGTCATCCTCGCCGGGCTACCGGTTCTCGGTGTGCTGCTGGGTCAGCTGATCGGGGCGAAGCCCATCGCCTTCCTGGCCGGTCGCGGGATCGGCGGCCTTCTCCTGGTGGCCGGTGTCGTGTTGATCTGCCTCGGCCTGTTGTGGGCGGATCGCATCACCGAACGGACGCTGACATGA